CCGAAGACCTACCCCATCCTCAACGCCGGCAAGACCGTTGGTGTGTTCCAGCTGGAATCCGGCGGCATGCAGTCGGCGTGCAAACAGGTCGGCGTGACGGACATCAACGACATCAACGCCATCTGCGCCCTGTACCGCCCGGGTCCGATGCAGTTCATTCCCGACTACGCGCGCGGCAAACGCGACCCCGCCTCCGTCTCCTACCCGCACAAGCTCCTCGAGCAGTCGCTGCAGGAAACCTACGGCATCATCGTTTACCAGGAGCAGGTGATGGAGTGCGCCAAGATCATCGCCGGCTACACGCTGGGCGGCGCCGACATGCTTCGCCGCGCCATGGGCAAGAAGGATGCCGACGCCATGGCCAAGGAGCGCATCAAGTTCGTCGAGGGCGCCAAGCGGGTGAACAACATCCCCGAAAAGCAGGCCAACGAAATCTTCGACCTGCTCAACAAGTTCGCGAACTACGGCTTCAACAAGTCGCACTCCGCCTCCTACGCGCTCGTCAGCTACCAGACCGCCTACCTGAAGGCCAACTACCCCGTGCAGTTCATGGCCGCCGTGCTCACCTCGGAGCTCGGCAACGCCGAAAAGGTCGCCCACTTCATCGCCGAGTGCGAAGCCATGGGCATCACCGTCCTCGGCCCCGACGTGAACGAGTCGCGCGCGAACTTCACCCCTGTCGGCGACAAGATCCGCTTCGGACTCGCCGGCATCAAGGGTGTCGGCGAGCAGGCCGCGCAGAAAATCCTCGAGGAGCGCGAAGCCCACGGCCCGTTCAAGGACTTCGCCGACTTCACCGCCCGCGTGGACGCCCGCGCCCTCAACAAGCGAGTGCTCGAGCATCTGGTGAAGACCGGCGCCTTCGACTTCAGCGGCTCGCCCCGCAAGCCGCTCTTCGACGGCATTGATGCCGCCATCGCCGGCGCCGCCGCCCACGCCCGCGACAAGGCCGCCGGCCAGAACACCTTCCTCGACATGTTCGCCGAGGAGAAGCCCAAGAAAAACGGCGCCGCTGCCCGCTCTCCGAACTCCGATCTCTCCTCACCGTCCGCCGCGGATTTCTCCGCAACGGAACGCCTCCAGTTCGAGAAGGAACTCCTGGGCTTCTACGTCTCCGGCCACCCGCTCAACGCCTACACCGGCCTCGCCGAAGCGCTCTGCACGCACACCGAGGAGACCGTCATGCTCGAGGGCGACCGCGTCGAATACCGCCTCGCCGGCCTGATGAGCGGCATCAACAAGAAGCTCTCGAAAAAGGACAACCGCCCCTGGGCCTTCTTCACGCTCTCCAGCAAACGCGGCACCCTCTCGGTCAACATGTATGCCGACGCCTACGAGACCTACAGCAAGCATCTCGCCGAAAACGCGCCGGTCGTGATCCTTGGCACCGTGATGAAGGGCAACGATGGCACGCGCCTGAACGTCAAGGAACTCTACCCGCTCGACGCCTACCTCCAGAACAACATCCGCAAGGTCACCTGGCTCGTGCAACCGGAGCACCCGCAGCTGCCCGACTTCCTCCGCCTCCTTCGCAAGACCCTCGATGCCGCCGGCGGTGAAACCAAGGTCGAGCTCGCCTTCCTTTTCGAGGGCCGCGTCGCCCCGATCGCCGAGACCTCAACTGCGCTCAAGTGGCGCATCATGCCCGACACCTTCCAGCGCCTCCGCGCCCACCCCGCCTGCGCCGGTATCCTCGCCGAAGCTCGCAGCCTCGAGCTCAAGGAAGTGAAGCGCTGGGGGAAAAAGTTCTAAGTCCCCTGGGCGGACTAATCGCCCGCGCTATCGGAGCGCGCCCGTCGGCCCTCGGAATACCCCGGTTCCGAGCACCCTGCGCGGCCAAATCCGCCCCCGAAATCCCTTAAAGCGAGGCGCTTCGGGGCCGATGACAGGGTGATGAACCAGCGTCAGTCGTGTCCCGATGGCTCCGTCCACGCCCACCGGCCAGGGTGCGCGTCCGCATTTTCCCGTATGGAAAGGTGCACGATCACGGCTCTGCTGATCTCCCGGCTCCAGCCGGCCAGTTCTTCGGCCTCTTGCTCCGCCCGCCGCGGACACATCGGCGAAGCCCCGCTCGGCATCCGATGATTCTCCATCGCCTCGACCTCCGGCTTCGCGAATGGCTCGGCACGAAATCCGTGCGGGAAAAGCTCGGCTTTATCACCATCGCGGCCGTCACCTGCGCGACCCTCGCCGCGTCAGCCACGCTGCTGGTCTGGCGGCTTGTGGAACAACGGGCCACCCACACGGCCGATACGCTCGCCCTCACCCGTATCGTCGCCGAAAACGCCACCGTCTCGGTCAGCTTTCAGGACACGGGATCCGCCGACTCGGTGCTCGAAACCCTCCGCTCCAAACCGAACATCCGCGGCGCCGTCATCGACATTCCCACCCGTCTGAACTTCGCCACCTACGGCGACCCCCCACCCCCGTCGTTCAGGCTCAGCGACGGCCGCACCGTTGCCTACGCCGGCTGGTGGCTGCTCACGTCCGCTCCCATTGAAAACCACGAGGTCCGCATCGGCACCGTCCACCTCTGGACCGATTTGCGGCCCATCCTCTGGTCGGCCCTGGGCGCTGCTTTCGCCGGGCTCGTGCTGGCGCTGGCCCTGGCGCTGATGCTCAGCCTTTTCGTGCTCTCCCGACTGCGCGGCCTGATCCTCAACCCCATCGGCAACCTCCACGCCGCCACCCGGCATGTGACCGAACACCGGGATTACGCGCACCGCGTGCCGGTCATCAGTCATGACGAACTCGGCGAACTCACCACCGCGTTCAACCGCATGCTCGCCCGCATCCAGGCCAACAAGGAGGAACTGCGCGCCGCCAACACGCTTCTCAGCGACGAAATGGAGGAGCGCCGCCGGCTGGAGACCAAGCTCCTCGAAACCTCCCGCCAGGCCGGCATGGCCCAGGTCGCCACCGGCGTGCTGCACAACGTCGGCAACGTCCTCAACAGCGTCAACATCTCGGCCAACATCCTCCGCGAGGCCATCAGCAGCAATCCGCGGCTCAAGCTCCTTAAACAGACCACCGACCTCATGCGCGCGCAGGGCGACAACCTGCCCCGTTTTCTCGCGGAGGACCCGCGGGGCCGCCTCGTGCCCAAGCTCCTCATCGAGGTGGCCGACCAGCTGATCGCCGCCCGCGGCGAAAAGATCCGCGAACTGGAGGAGCTGACCCAGAACGTGGAGCACATCAAACAGATCGTCGCCATGCAGCAAAGCTTTGCCAAGGCCGGCGGCGTCGTGCAGGCGCTCAAGCCCGCCAGCCTTTTCGAGGAAGCCTGCTGCCTCGCCCAGGCCTCGGTCAACCGCCACGGCGTGCGCATCAACACGCACCTGGTCGAAACGCCTCAGATCGAAACCGACCGCCATCAGGTTCTCCAGATTCTCGTCAACTTCATCACCAATGCCGTGCAAGCTGTGAAGGTCCGGCCTGATGGTGATCGTCGCATCGGGCTGCACCTCACCCTTGTCGATCAGCGCATCCGTTTTGCCGTTGAGGACAACGGCATGGGCATCCCGCCGGAAAATCTGCAGAAAATCTTTCAGCACGGCTTCACCACCCGCAAGGACGGCCACGGCTTCGGGCTCCATTCCGGCGCCCTCGCCGCCAGCAACCTCGGCGGCAGCGTCCATGTCCACAGCGACGGCGCGGGGCTCGGCGCTCGCTTCACGCTCGAACTTCCGCTCCGGCTTCCCGCCAACATAGCCCGCGCCGCATGAACTCCCCACGCAACCGACGCATCCTGGTGATCGACGACACCCCCTCGATCCACGACGACTTCCGCAAGATCCTCGCCGCCTCCGCCGCGCCCGCCGGCGCCGCGCAGCTCGACGCTCTCGCCAGCGCCATCTTTGGCGACACCTCTCCGGCCGCTGAAGACCATGCGGGGTTTGATTTGGATTTCGCCACCCAGGGGCAGGATGGTCTCGCCCTGGTGCAGCGGGCTCTCACTGAAGGCCGACCCTACGCGATGGCCTTCGTGGATATGCGCATGCCACCCGGCTGGGACGGCCTCGAAACCATCCAGCGCGTCTGGGCCGCCGACCCGCGCGTGCAGATCGTGATCTGCACCGCCTACTCTGATCACGGCTGGTCCGCCATCAGCGAAAAACTCGGCCGTTCCGACCGGCTCATCATCCTCAAGAAACCCTTCGACCAGATCGAGGCGCTGCAGCTGGCCCACGCCCTCACCGAAAAATGGGAACTCTCCCGCGCTGCACAGCTCCGCGCCGAGGAGCTGGAGGCCATGGTCGCCGCTCGCACCGCCGAACTGCAGGCCGCCAAGGAAGCCGCTGAGCACGCGAACCGCGCCAAGAGCCTGTTTCTCGCCAATATGAGCCACGAGATCCGCACGCCGCTCAACGGCATGCTGGGCATGAACGCGCTCCTGCTCGACTCCGGCCTCACCCCCGAGCAGCGCGACTTCGCCGAAACCATGTCGGGCAGCGGCGAGACCCTTCTCGCCCTGCTGAACGACATTCTCGACATCTCGCGCATCGAGGCCAACCGCCTTGAGATCGAGCAGGCGCCGTTCGTGCTCGACGAGGTGGTGGACGGTGTCGTGCAACTCCTCGCCCCGAAGGCCCACGAGAAAAAACTCGAGCTCGTCGCCGAAGTGGACCCGCAGATCAAGGGCGGGCTCGTCGGCGACCAGGTCCGCCTGCGCCAGATCCTGTTCAACCTGCTCGGCAACGCCGTGAAGTTCACCGCCGCCGGCGAAGTCAGCCTTCAAATCCGCCCGCTGGAACTGAGCGCCGGTGCCATGCGCCTCGAAATCGTCATCCGCGACACCGGGATCGGAATCTCGCCCGAGCATCAGGCGGGCCTTTTCCAGCCCTTCACCCAGGTAGATGCCTCGACCACCCGTGTTTACGGCGGCAGCGGCCTGGGCCTGTCCATCTGCCGCGGCCTGATCGGGCTGATGCACGGCGAGATCACCCTGGAAAGCGAACCGGGCAAAGGCTCGACCTTCCGCCTCGTGATTCCGTTTCAACGCACCAACGCCGTGGCCCAGGTCATCGAGACCGACCCCACGTTGCTCGCCGGCCGCCGCACCCTGATCGTGGACGACAACGCCACCAACCGGAAATTCCTCTCCCGCCTGCTCCAGTCCTGGAACGTGCCGCATGAGCTCGCCGTGGATGCCACCGACACGATTGCCCGCATGGACGCCGCCTGCGCAGAGGGGAAACCCTACCAGGTGGTGTTGCTCGACTACCAGATGCCGCACACCGACGGCCTGCAACTCGCCCGGCTCATCCGCTCCCAGCCGCGCTATGCCTCGCCGGTCATGCTGCTGCTTACCTCGATATGCCTCAACCCGGCCGACAAGGAGCTCGGGACCGCCGGCATCGCTGCCTGCCTCAACAAGCCCCTGCGCAAGGGCCCGCTCCTCCAGCGCATTCTCCAGTGCCTCGCGCTCGCCCCGGCCGCGCCCACTCCCGCGCCCCCCGCTCCCGCCCCCGTGTCCACCGTCCGCGTGCTTGTGGCCGAGGACAATCTCGTCAACCAGAAGGTCATCACCGCCCACCTCAAGCGCCTGGGTATACCCG
The DNA window shown above is from Oleiharenicola lentus and carries:
- a CDS encoding ATP-binding protein, giving the protein MILHRLDLRLREWLGTKSVREKLGFITIAAVTCATLAASATLLVWRLVEQRATHTADTLALTRIVAENATVSVSFQDTGSADSVLETLRSKPNIRGAVIDIPTRLNFATYGDPPPPSFRLSDGRTVAYAGWWLLTSAPIENHEVRIGTVHLWTDLRPILWSALGAAFAGLVLALALALMLSLFVLSRLRGLILNPIGNLHAATRHVTEHRDYAHRVPVISHDELGELTTAFNRMLARIQANKEELRAANTLLSDEMEERRRLETKLLETSRQAGMAQVATGVLHNVGNVLNSVNISANILREAISSNPRLKLLKQTTDLMRAQGDNLPRFLAEDPRGRLVPKLLIEVADQLIAARGEKIRELEELTQNVEHIKQIVAMQQSFAKAGGVVQALKPASLFEEACCLAQASVNRHGVRINTHLVETPQIETDRHQVLQILVNFITNAVQAVKVRPDGDRRIGLHLTLVDQRIRFAVEDNGMGIPPENLQKIFQHGFTTRKDGHGFGLHSGALAASNLGGSVHVHSDGAGLGARFTLELPLRLPANIARAA
- a CDS encoding response regulator, with the translated sequence MNSPRNRRILVIDDTPSIHDDFRKILAASAAPAGAAQLDALASAIFGDTSPAAEDHAGFDLDFATQGQDGLALVQRALTEGRPYAMAFVDMRMPPGWDGLETIQRVWAADPRVQIVICTAYSDHGWSAISEKLGRSDRLIILKKPFDQIEALQLAHALTEKWELSRAAQLRAEELEAMVAARTAELQAAKEAAEHANRAKSLFLANMSHEIRTPLNGMLGMNALLLDSGLTPEQRDFAETMSGSGETLLALLNDILDISRIEANRLEIEQAPFVLDEVVDGVVQLLAPKAHEKKLELVAEVDPQIKGGLVGDQVRLRQILFNLLGNAVKFTAAGEVSLQIRPLELSAGAMRLEIVIRDTGIGISPEHQAGLFQPFTQVDASTTRVYGGSGLGLSICRGLIGLMHGEITLESEPGKGSTFRLVIPFQRTNAVAQVIETDPTLLAGRRTLIVDDNATNRKFLSRLLQSWNVPHELAVDATDTIARMDAACAEGKPYQVVLLDYQMPHTDGLQLARLIRSQPRYASPVMLLLTSICLNPADKELGTAGIAACLNKPLRKGPLLQRILQCLALAPAAPTPAPPAPAPVSTVRVLVAEDNLVNQKVITAHLKRLGIPAVVVSNGREALDLLAKQEFDLVLMDCQMPEMDGLAATRAIRQRENSSGGRRMPIIALTAGVADMNQQTCLAAGMDDYMSKPVRWEHLPRVLQNHLPPGSFAAA